The Punica granatum isolate Tunisia-2019 chromosome 4, ASM765513v2, whole genome shotgun sequence genome has a window encoding:
- the LOC116203637 gene encoding hexose carrier protein HEX6-like isoform X3, translated as MESFLKRFFGEVDSKMKQDTNISNYCKFDSQLLTSFTSSLYIAGLVASYFASSLTRAFGRKPSILVGGAAFLAGAALGGAAFNVYMLIFGRVLLGIGVGFANQSVPLYLSEMAPSRYRGAFSNGFQFCVGIGALSANIINYGTEKIKGGWGWRVSLALAAVPASILTVGALFLPETPNSLIQRGDSNEKAKSMLRRIRGTNDVEAEFEDLVKASAVSKTIDRPFRKITERRYRPQLVMAIAIPFFQQVTGINVIAFYAPILFRTIGLGESASLMSGVVTGIIGTGSTLISMLIVDKLGRRTLFIWGGVQMFVSQIMVGGIMGAKLGDHGGVSGGCAYLVIFLISVYVAGFGWSWGPLGWLVPSEIFPLEIRSAGQSITVAVSFFFTFIVAQTFLTMLCHFKSGIFFFFGAWVAIMSVFVYLLLPETKNVPIEQMDRVWREHWFWKGIVEDQYEACKKDDGGITTSSA; from the exons ATGGAGTCATTCCTGAAGAGATTCTTCGGGGAAGTGGACTCGAAGATGAAGCAAGACACCAATATCAGCAACTACTGCAAATTCGACAGCCAACTCTTGACCTCCTTCACCTCTTCCCTCTACATAGCAGGTCTCGTGGCTTCCTACTTTGCCTCATCGTTGACCCGAGCTTTCGGACGAAAGCCCTCCATCCTCGTTGGTGGGGCCGCCTTCCTAGCTGGTGCAGCCCTTGGGGGCGCGGCCTTTAATGTGTACATGCTGATATTCGGCCGAGTCCTACTTGGTATTGGTGTTGGTTTTGCTAATCAG TCGGTACCTTTGTATCTCTCGGAGATGGCACCGTCGAGATACAGAGGAGCATTTAGTAACGGGTTCCAGTTCTGTGTCGGTATCGGGGCATTGTCGGCAAACATTATCAACTATGGGACCGAGAAGATCAAGGGCGGGTGGGGATGGCGGGTCTCCCTAGCTCTAGCAGCAGTTCCCGCTTCGATCTTGACTGTCGGAGCCCTCTTCCTGCCCGAAACGCCAAACAGCCTTATCCAACGAGGGGACAGTAACGAGAAGGCTAAGTCGATGCTCCGGCGAATACGAGGAACTAATGATGTCGAGGCAGAGTTTGAAGATCTTGTTAAGGCAAGCGCGGTCTCGAAGACCATTGACCGGCCATTCCGAAAGATCACAGAAAGAAGATACAGGCCTCAACTGGTCATGGCGATAGCTATCCCATTCTTCCAGCAAGTGACTGGAATCAATGTGATTGCATTCTATGCGCCTATTCTTTTCCGGACGATCGGTCTGGGGGAGAGTGCTTCACTCATGTCGGGGGTAGTGACCGGAATCATCGGCACCGGGTCGACCTTAATTTCGATGCTTATAGTCGACAAGCTGGGGCGGCGGACATTGTTTATTTGGGGGGGCGTCCAAATGTTTGTGTCACAAATAATGGTAGGAGGAATCATGGGAGCAAAGTTAGGAGACCATGGTGGAGTGAGCGGAGGGTGTGCCTATTTAGTCATATTTCTGATCAGTGTCTATGTTGCGGGGTTCGGGTGGTCGTGGGGCCCGCTCGGCTGGCTTGTCCCGAGCGAGATATTCCCTCTTGAGATCCGGTCGGCAGGGCAGAGTATTACGGTGGCAGTGagcttcttcttcacctttaTAGTCGCTCAGACATTCCTGACGATGCTGTGCCACTTCAAGTCTgggattttcttcttcttcggagCGTGGGTGGCTATCATGAGTGTGTTCGTGTATTTGCTGTTACCGGAGACGAAGAATGTGCCGATCGAGCAGATGGATAGGGTGTGGAGGGAGCACTGGTTCTGGAAGGGAATTGTGGAAGATCAGTATGAGGCCTGTAAGAAGGATGACGGTGGCATTACGACTTCATCAGCCTGA
- the LOC116206272 gene encoding splicing factor-like protein 1 yields the protein MESLQSNPSQQFQTLDPNPPSFAPAEALNSYNQYPAPALAPPPSSETLTAEYYGNTAYGGAENQNLSHYPAQNQPENGSTNPPAGPDSATAFVSQKTILSESGALTNTHSGTDRDCSGGEDETTSRRRRRSRWDPPSDSNNQSGGEGNESGSGTRKRKSRWADDEPKPMIQLPDFMKELTGGIEFDPEIQALNARLLEISRMLQSGLPLDDRPEGARSPSPEPIYDNMGIRINTREYRARERLNKERQEIISQIIKRNPAFKPPADYRPPKLQKKLYIPMKEYPGYNFIGLIIGPRGNTQKRMERETGAKIVIRGKGSVKEGRLQQKRDLKPDPSENEDLHVLVEADTQEALDAAAGMVEKLLQPVDEVLNEHKRQQLRELAALNGTIRDEEYCRLCGEPGHRQYACPSRTSTFKSDVLCKICGDGGHPTIDCPVKGTTGKKMDDEYQNFLAELGGSMPESATKQTSTLAIGPGSTGTNPPWTNNGANTGSAHPGLGSNPVKLTKEYDDTNLYIGYLPPTLDDDGLIQLFSQFGEIVMAKVIKDRVTGLSKGYGFVKYADVQMANAAIAAMNGHRLDGRTIAVRVAGKPPQPAVPAGPPASTAPPTYPASTQPAGAYPSQQFATGGPLSGPPPTSYRPNPVPWGPPVPAPPYSYPPSYMVPGQPMPPPPYGMPYPPPPPSVQPVPPGAPSQTTGASTEAQHSYPPGVQSDGNAPAQSSAVSSGVYGSTVHTVPTGAPPMYSAPSYGYAPYYGAVPPPPQPPSSTDHSQSMGNVPWAMNPPPMTTPPPPPPPPPPASSVDQAAYGADKEYEKFMAEMK from the coding sequence ATGGAGTCTCTGCAATCGAACCCAAGCCAGCAATTCCAAACGTTAGATCCCAATCCGCCGTCTTTCGCTCCCGCAGAAGCCCTTAATTCCTATAACCAGTACCCTGCTCCAGCTTtagctcctcctccttcttcagAAACCCTAACTGCGGAGTACTATGGCAACACCGCGTACGGAGGCGCGGAGAATCAAAATTTGTCCCACTACCCAGCTCAGAACCAACCGGAGAACGGTTCCACCAATCCTCCAGCTGGTCCCGATTCTGCAACTGCTTTTGTGAGCCAAAAGACGATTCTATCTGAAAGCGGGGCGTTGACGAATACCCACAGTGGCACCGATCGGGATTGCTCGGGCGGCGAGGACGAGACCACGAGCAGGCGACGCCGCCGCAGCCGCTGGGACCCGCCCTCTGATTCCAACAACCAGAGTGGCGGCGAGGGGAATGAATCAGGCAGTGGCACTAGGAAGCGGAAGTCTCGGTGGGCTGATGATGAGCCAAAACCCATGATTCAGCTCCCCGATTTTATGAAGGAATTGACCGGAGGTATCGAATTCGACCCCGAAATTCAAGCCCTGAACGCTAGGCTGTTAGAAATAAGTCGTATGCTTCAGTCGGGCTTGCCCCTCGATGATAGGCCTGAGGGTGCACGGTCCCCTTCCCCTGAACCCATATATGATAACATGGGGATTAGGATTAATACGAGGGAATATCGTGCTAGGGAGCGGCTAAACAAGGAGAGACAGGAAATTATTTCACAGATAATCAAGCGTAACCCGGCTTTCAAGCCTCCAGCAGATTATAGGCCGCCAAAGTTGCAGAAAAAGCTGTACATCCCAATGAAGGAGTACCCAGGATATAACTTCATCGGGCTAATTATTGGTCCGAGGGGCAACACTCAGAAGAGAATGGAGAGGGAGACTGGAGCCAAGATTGTTATTCGTGGGAAAGGGTCGGTGAAGGAGGGTAGATTGCAGCAGAAGAGAGATCTAAAGCCTGATCCATCTGAGAATGAGGATTTGCACGTGTTGGTTGAGGCTGATACACAGGAGGCATTGGACGCAGCTGCTGGGATGGTCGAGAAGCTGTTGCAACCTGTAGATGAGGTCTTGAACGAGCATAAGAGGCAGCAGCTCAGGGAACTTGCGGCTTTAAATGGAACTATTAGGGACGAGGAGTACTGTAGGCTCTGTGGGGAGCCAGGTCATAGGCAATATGCTTGCCCCTCGCGCACTTCCACCTTCAAAAGTGACGTTCTTTGTAAGATATGTGGTGATGGAGGCCACCCCACAATAGACTGTCCTGTTAAGGGGACCACAGGGAAGAAAATGGACGATGAGTACCAGAATTTCTTGGCCGAGTTAGGAGGGTCTATGCCTGAGTCTGCAACCAAGCAGACCAGCACACTTGCCATTGGACCTGGCAGCACCGGGACCAATCCTCCTTGGACTAACAATGGTGCTAATACAGGATCAGCTCATCCTGGTTTGGGATCGAACCCTGTCAAGTTAACTAAAGAGTATGACGATACCAATCTATATATCGGGTACTTGCCCCCTACTCTCGATGATGACGGATTGATTCAATTATTCTCACAGTTTGGTGAGATTGTGATGGCTAAGGTTATCAAGGACCGGGTCACTGGACTGAGCAAAGGCTATGGCTTTGTGAAGTATGCAGATGTTCAAATGGCTAATGCTGCTATAGCAGCGATGAATGGGCACCGCCTAGATGGGCGGACCATAGCCGTTAGGGTGGCAGGTAAGCCACCGCAACCGGCAGTGCCTGCTGGCCCTCCGGCATCGACAGCACCGCCAACTTACCCAGCCTCAACCCAGCCAGCTGGTGCCTATCCCTCGCAACAATTTGCTACAGGTGGCCCGCTCTCTGGACCTCCTCCCACAAGCTACAGACCGAACCCAGTCCCATGGGGGCCACCAGTGCCAGCACCTCCCTACAGTTACCCTCCATCATATATGGTTCCAGGGCAGCCTATGCCTCCCCCACCTTATGGTATGCCTTATCCCCCGCCTCCTCCATCCGTGCAGCCAGTTCCTCCAGGTGCTCCTTCTCAGACGACTGGAGCTTCTACTGAAGCACAACATAGCTACCCACCAGGAGTCCAGTCTGATGGAAATGCTCCTGCTCAATCTTCCGCTGTTAGTAGTGGTGTATATGGTAGCACTGTACATACTGTACCCACCGGTGCTCCTCCCATGTATTCAGCGCCCTCTTATGGTTATGCGCCATATTATGGCGCAGTTCCTCCTCCGCCACAACCTCCCTCAAGCACGGACCATTCTCAGAGCATGGGAAATGTTCCTTGGGCCATGAACCCTCCTCCAATGActactcctcctcctcctcctcctcctccacctcctGCTTCCTCTGTTGACCAGGCTGCATACGGTGCTGATAAAGAATATGAGAAGTTTATGGCTGAGATGAAGTGA
- the LOC116203637 gene encoding hexose carrier protein HEX6-like isoform X2 yields the protein MAVGLAVASEGGERHNNGKITSFVILSCMMAAMGGVIFGYDIGISGLVASYFASSLTRAFGRKPSILVGGAAFLAGAALGGAAFNVYMLIFGRVLLGIGVGFANQSVPLYLSEMAPSRYRGAFSNGFQFCVGIGALSANIINYGTEKIKGGWGWRVSLALAAVPASILTVGALFLPETPNSLIQRGDSNEKAKSMLRRIRGTNDVEAEFEDLVKASAVSKTIDRPFRKITERRYRPQLVMAIAIPFFQQVTGINVIAFYAPILFRTIGLGESASLMSGVVTGIIGTGSTLISMLIVDKLGRRTLFIWGGVQMFVSQIMVGGIMGAKLGDHGGVSGGCAYLVIFLISVYVAGFGWSWGPLGWLVPSEIFPLEIRSAGQSITVAVSFFFTFIVAQTFLTMLCHFKSGIFFFFGAWVAIMSVFVYLLLPETKNVPIEQMDRVWREHWFWKGIVEDQYEACKKDDGGITTSSA from the exons ATGGCAGTTGGGCTGGCAGTAGCAAGTGAAGGAGGGGAGAGACACAACAATGGAAAGATAACTTCCTTTGTGATATTGTCCTGTATGATGGCTGCCATGGGAGGTGTTATCTTTGGTTACGATATCGGGATTTCAG GTCTCGTGGCTTCCTACTTTGCCTCATCGTTGACCCGAGCTTTCGGACGAAAGCCCTCCATCCTCGTTGGTGGGGCCGCCTTCCTAGCTGGTGCAGCCCTTGGGGGCGCGGCCTTTAATGTGTACATGCTGATATTCGGCCGAGTCCTACTTGGTATTGGTGTTGGTTTTGCTAATCAG TCGGTACCTTTGTATCTCTCGGAGATGGCACCGTCGAGATACAGAGGAGCATTTAGTAACGGGTTCCAGTTCTGTGTCGGTATCGGGGCATTGTCGGCAAACATTATCAACTATGGGACCGAGAAGATCAAGGGCGGGTGGGGATGGCGGGTCTCCCTAGCTCTAGCAGCAGTTCCCGCTTCGATCTTGACTGTCGGAGCCCTCTTCCTGCCCGAAACGCCAAACAGCCTTATCCAACGAGGGGACAGTAACGAGAAGGCTAAGTCGATGCTCCGGCGAATACGAGGAACTAATGATGTCGAGGCAGAGTTTGAAGATCTTGTTAAGGCAAGCGCGGTCTCGAAGACCATTGACCGGCCATTCCGAAAGATCACAGAAAGAAGATACAGGCCTCAACTGGTCATGGCGATAGCTATCCCATTCTTCCAGCAAGTGACTGGAATCAATGTGATTGCATTCTATGCGCCTATTCTTTTCCGGACGATCGGTCTGGGGGAGAGTGCTTCACTCATGTCGGGGGTAGTGACCGGAATCATCGGCACCGGGTCGACCTTAATTTCGATGCTTATAGTCGACAAGCTGGGGCGGCGGACATTGTTTATTTGGGGGGGCGTCCAAATGTTTGTGTCACAAATAATGGTAGGAGGAATCATGGGAGCAAAGTTAGGAGACCATGGTGGAGTGAGCGGAGGGTGTGCCTATTTAGTCATATTTCTGATCAGTGTCTATGTTGCGGGGTTCGGGTGGTCGTGGGGCCCGCTCGGCTGGCTTGTCCCGAGCGAGATATTCCCTCTTGAGATCCGGTCGGCAGGGCAGAGTATTACGGTGGCAGTGagcttcttcttcacctttaTAGTCGCTCAGACATTCCTGACGATGCTGTGCCACTTCAAGTCTgggattttcttcttcttcggagCGTGGGTGGCTATCATGAGTGTGTTCGTGTATTTGCTGTTACCGGAGACGAAGAATGTGCCGATCGAGCAGATGGATAGGGTGTGGAGGGAGCACTGGTTCTGGAAGGGAATTGTGGAAGATCAGTATGAGGCCTGTAAGAAGGATGACGGTGGCATTACGACTTCATCAGCCTGA
- the LOC116203637 gene encoding hexose carrier protein HEX6-like isoform X1 — translation MAVGLAVASEGGERHNNGKITSFVILSCMMAAMGGVIFGYDIGISGGVTSMESFLKRFFGEVDSKMKQDTNISNYCKFDSQLLTSFTSSLYIAGLVASYFASSLTRAFGRKPSILVGGAAFLAGAALGGAAFNVYMLIFGRVLLGIGVGFANQSVPLYLSEMAPSRYRGAFSNGFQFCVGIGALSANIINYGTEKIKGGWGWRVSLALAAVPASILTVGALFLPETPNSLIQRGDSNEKAKSMLRRIRGTNDVEAEFEDLVKASAVSKTIDRPFRKITERRYRPQLVMAIAIPFFQQVTGINVIAFYAPILFRTIGLGESASLMSGVVTGIIGTGSTLISMLIVDKLGRRTLFIWGGVQMFVSQIMVGGIMGAKLGDHGGVSGGCAYLVIFLISVYVAGFGWSWGPLGWLVPSEIFPLEIRSAGQSITVAVSFFFTFIVAQTFLTMLCHFKSGIFFFFGAWVAIMSVFVYLLLPETKNVPIEQMDRVWREHWFWKGIVEDQYEACKKDDGGITTSSA, via the exons ATGGCAGTTGGGCTGGCAGTAGCAAGTGAAGGAGGGGAGAGACACAACAATGGAAAGATAACTTCCTTTGTGATATTGTCCTGTATGATGGCTGCCATGGGAGGTGTTATCTTTGGTTACGATATCGGGATTTCAG GTGGAGTGACCTCTATGGAGTCATTCCTGAAGAGATTCTTCGGGGAAGTGGACTCGAAGATGAAGCAAGACACCAATATCAGCAACTACTGCAAATTCGACAGCCAACTCTTGACCTCCTTCACCTCTTCCCTCTACATAGCAGGTCTCGTGGCTTCCTACTTTGCCTCATCGTTGACCCGAGCTTTCGGACGAAAGCCCTCCATCCTCGTTGGTGGGGCCGCCTTCCTAGCTGGTGCAGCCCTTGGGGGCGCGGCCTTTAATGTGTACATGCTGATATTCGGCCGAGTCCTACTTGGTATTGGTGTTGGTTTTGCTAATCAG TCGGTACCTTTGTATCTCTCGGAGATGGCACCGTCGAGATACAGAGGAGCATTTAGTAACGGGTTCCAGTTCTGTGTCGGTATCGGGGCATTGTCGGCAAACATTATCAACTATGGGACCGAGAAGATCAAGGGCGGGTGGGGATGGCGGGTCTCCCTAGCTCTAGCAGCAGTTCCCGCTTCGATCTTGACTGTCGGAGCCCTCTTCCTGCCCGAAACGCCAAACAGCCTTATCCAACGAGGGGACAGTAACGAGAAGGCTAAGTCGATGCTCCGGCGAATACGAGGAACTAATGATGTCGAGGCAGAGTTTGAAGATCTTGTTAAGGCAAGCGCGGTCTCGAAGACCATTGACCGGCCATTCCGAAAGATCACAGAAAGAAGATACAGGCCTCAACTGGTCATGGCGATAGCTATCCCATTCTTCCAGCAAGTGACTGGAATCAATGTGATTGCATTCTATGCGCCTATTCTTTTCCGGACGATCGGTCTGGGGGAGAGTGCTTCACTCATGTCGGGGGTAGTGACCGGAATCATCGGCACCGGGTCGACCTTAATTTCGATGCTTATAGTCGACAAGCTGGGGCGGCGGACATTGTTTATTTGGGGGGGCGTCCAAATGTTTGTGTCACAAATAATGGTAGGAGGAATCATGGGAGCAAAGTTAGGAGACCATGGTGGAGTGAGCGGAGGGTGTGCCTATTTAGTCATATTTCTGATCAGTGTCTATGTTGCGGGGTTCGGGTGGTCGTGGGGCCCGCTCGGCTGGCTTGTCCCGAGCGAGATATTCCCTCTTGAGATCCGGTCGGCAGGGCAGAGTATTACGGTGGCAGTGagcttcttcttcacctttaTAGTCGCTCAGACATTCCTGACGATGCTGTGCCACTTCAAGTCTgggattttcttcttcttcggagCGTGGGTGGCTATCATGAGTGTGTTCGTGTATTTGCTGTTACCGGAGACGAAGAATGTGCCGATCGAGCAGATGGATAGGGTGTGGAGGGAGCACTGGTTCTGGAAGGGAATTGTGGAAGATCAGTATGAGGCCTGTAAGAAGGATGACGGTGGCATTACGACTTCATCAGCCTGA
- the LOC116206271 gene encoding protein DYAD, with translation MHMYLKEQISGGDRSDDAQSGRQQIVLSPPPPPSPPPQLSSSSAEMEMQVGSFYEINHALLAVTKHPEQLKLIRVVMVSEKTKVSVSLRFPSIYSLRMHFNNSNTNRTREGTKKLPPLDEKYVISSDVAAQLLLKRVSATELTEKKDSWSFWTMTSSSCSSPTVSTSTATSPPPPPLAPGLAKKGTCWSQLKCSGMVRWGKRRQVRFLSLQDKTSYSLNLQSQSGGGGDEEKEKDGGERWKEVEADNLDKREASDKNMAAYEIGEGLKQEGEEEHEADDETEDQEEETKERKKAERTPTQWSRGNDARRRSSRKRKASATSRSLKVKRAKPDNAKSKTQVVGCAPKNKGKTNKTSTERWSAERYKLAEQNMLKILKEKGAVYGNPILRPALRLEARKLIGDTGLLDHLLKHMAGKVAPGGTERFRRRHNADGAMEYWLESSDLVNIRKEAGVQDPYWTPPPGWKLGDSPSQDPVCAREIKFLREEIAKLKGEMQELISKKQEEILTPVTIKPTDQERIGLPPKEMYTELIRKKSAMEEQLKEISRYLSMMKLMQEDMESLKSTVGETRVSELEEPITPVGTEAGGGERMKVGEEKDKVADDVVAAMVPMEEDEVEENMKRTRTAAEDKAAKIQRLKSGFRICKPQGTFLWPSMAMSSLSPHYAVEDLLVVPTPPSAPSSPPSHHQLQPSNGLVGAAQPTSPVKPLAEKRMLSVAAATPEMAQSPTETPKATTPTPSRNPAFVAMGSFSPAKKPSASPLVQQEHSEGTNDTANATPVINLNELPSGTNYTISRTYKRRHHIPTTATSSAAISRLDTGAGVGQKKRQQKGSCSSPSPNSSPCVSAGAGPSWLVLATPHACSSLDSPSNC, from the exons ATGCATATGTACTTGAAGGAGCAAATCAGCGGAGGGGACCGATCAGACGACGCGCAATCGGGCCGACAACAGATAGTACTGTCCCCTCCTCCccctccttctcctcctcctcagctttcttcttcttcag CGGAGATGGAGATGCAAGTGGGTTCCTTCTATGAGATCAACCATGCATTGCTCGCAGTCACTAAGCACCCAGAGCAGCTCAAGCTTATTCGTGTCGTCATG GTGAGCGAAAAGACAAAGGTTAGCGTATCTTTGAGATTTCCGAGCATTTACTCTCTGCGGATGCACTTCAACAACTCCAACACCAACAGGACTCGAGAGGGCACAAAGAAGCTTCCACCACTTGATGAGAAGTATGTGATTAGCTCAGATGTTGCGGCGCAGCTGCTCCTGAAGCGAGTTTCTGCTACTGAGTTGACGGAGAAGAAAGACTCATGGAGCTTCTGGACAATGACGTCCTCGAGCTGTTCTAGCCCTACTGTTTCAACAAGTACGGCTACTTCCCCCCCTCCACCACCCCTTGCCCCTGGGCTTGCTAAAAAGGGCACGTGCTGGTCTCAGCTTAAGTGCAGCGGGATGGTACGATGGGGTAAGCGGAGACAGGTTCGCTTCCTGAGTCTGCAAGACAAGACTAGCTACAGCCTCAATCTGCAGTCGCAaagtggcggaggtggtgatgaggaaaaagagaaagatggTGGAGAGAGATGGAAGGAAGTGGAGGCGGACAATCTAGATAAGAGGGAAGCAAGTGACAAGAACATGGCAGCGTACGAAATAGGTGAAGGACTGAAACAAGAAGGTGAGGAGGAGCACGAAGCAGATGATGAAACTGAAGATCAAGAGGAAGAAACCAAGGAACGGAAAAAAGCAGAGAGGACTCCAACACAATGGTCACGTGGGAACGATGCTAGGAGAAGGAGCAGCCGCAAGAGGAAGGCTTCTGCAACTAGCAGGAGCCTTAAAGTCAAAAGAGCAAAACCTGACAATGCAAAGAGTAAGACACAAGTTGTTGGCTGCGCTCCAAAGAACAAGGGAAAGACGAACAAAACCTCCACGGAAAGATGGTCTGCTGAGAG GTACAAGTTGGCGGAGCAAAACATGCTGAAGATACTGAAAGAAAAGGGGGCCGTGTATGGGAATCCAATCTTGAGGCCTGCCCTGAGACTGGAGGCTCGGAAGTTGATAGGGGACACGGGTCTGTTGGACCATCTGCTCAAACACATGGCTGGAAAGGTAGCCCCTGGAGGGACTGAAAGGTTCAGGCGGCGGCACAATGCAGACGGGGCAATGGAGTATTGGTTAGAGAGCTCAGATTTGGTGAATATTAGGAAAGAGGCAGGGGTTCAGGACCCTTACTGGACCCCGCCACCGGGATGGAAACTGGGTGATAGCCCCTCACAGGATCCTGTGTGTGCTAGGGAGATCAAGTTCCTCAGGGAGGAAATTGCCAAGTTAAAGGG AGAAATGCAAGAGCTGATATCCAAGAAACAAGAAGAAATTCTCACCCCTGTGACCATTAAGCCCACTGATCAGGAGAGAATTGGTCTTCCACCGAAG GAAATGTACACCGaattgataagaaagaagTCTGCGATGGAGGAACAACTAAAGGAGATTTCAAGATACCTTAGCATGATGAAG TTAATGCAGGAAGACATGGAAAGCTTAAAATCGACGGTGGGGGAAACAAGGGTGAGTGAGTTGGAAGAACCAATTACTCCAGTAGGCACTGaagcaggaggaggagagagaatgAAGGTTGGGGAAGAAAAGGATAAAGTAGCAGACGATGTGGTGGCAGCAATGGTACCAATGGAAGAAGACGAAGTGGAGGAGAACATGAAAAGGACAAGAACAGCAGCAGAGGACAAGGCAGCAAAGATACAGAGACTGAAGAGTGGATTCAGGATTTGCAAGCCACAGGGCACATTTCTCTGGCCAAGCATGGCCATGTCCTCTCTGTCCCCTCACTATGCAGTGGAAGACCTCCTTGTGGTCCCAACACCACCTTCAGCCCCCTCATCTCCTCCCAGCCACCATCAACTTCAACCATCGAATGGGTTGGTGGGAGCGGCACAGCCTACTTCCCCAGTTAAGCCACTGGCAGAGAAACGCATGTTGTCTGTGGCTGCAGCCACTCCCGAAATGGCACAGAGTCCAACCGAGACACCCAAGGCCACCACCCCAACCCCTTCAAGGAACCCTGCTTTCGTCGCTATGGGATCATTTTCACCGGCAAAAAAGCCTTCAGCCTCTCCTCTGGTCCAGCAGGAGCACAGCGAGGGCACCAATGATACTGCTAATGCTACTCCAGTCATCAACCTAAATGAGCTTCCCAGCGGAACCAACTACACCATTTCCCGTACCTACAAAAGACGACATCACATTCCCACCACTGCTACTTCCTCAGCTGCCATCTCCAGA CTGGATACAGGAGCCGGGGTGGGGCAGAAGAAGCGGCAGCAAAAGGGAAGCTGTTCGTCTCCCTCGCCCAATTCATCACCGTGCGTGTCCGCTGGTGCAGGCCCCTCCTGGCTGGTTCTGGCTACTCCCCATGCTTGCTCCTCCTTGGACAGCCCTTCCAACTGCTGA